In one Conger conger chromosome 5, fConCon1.1, whole genome shotgun sequence genomic region, the following are encoded:
- the LOC133128588 gene encoding zona pellucida sperm-binding protein 3-like — MAGERLCIGIVILGFFGCLCNARQSHEPVNPHGLATTPWYHRKPATTQAPATARPTFGRPASPPGLFTPHPTIGAPKGTTILEPTLPRPDSVHVHCGETLVQLEVDVDLLGIGILIQPSDITLGGCGPVGQDHSHLLFVAELHACGSTLTMTADTLIYTFAINYQPKAIGDTPIIRTSDAVVGVQCHYMRLHNVSSNALNPTWIPYHSTLSAEDLLVFSLRLMADDWQLERTSNVFFLGDLINIEASVIQANHVPLRVFMDTCVATLAPSMDSVPRYAFIDYQGCLIDSKLTSSRSKFQSRKRDEKLQVQLDAFRFAQETRSEIYIFCHLRATAALPDSEGKACSFLPSKDGWVSASGDDQVCSCCDTGCAVRKGRSLEPAAAQYSASAFLGPITVQRPTNEVLPKLSTPLKAEDHRAAGLSPDAVVMAGVVAAVGLVCMIALVMVLRRSKSTAL, encoded by the exons ATGGCGGGTGAGCGGTTGTGTATTGGAATCGTGATTCTTGGGTTTTTTGGCTGTTTATGTAATGCTCGGCAGTCCCATGAGCCTGTGAATCCCCACGGTCTTGCAACAACCCCCTGGTATCACCGAAAACCGGCAACCACCCAGGCACCTGCCACAGCCCGGCCAACCTTTGGAAGGCCAGCATCTCCCCCGGGTCTATTCACACCCCACCCAACTATTGGGGCGCCCAAGGGAACCACCATCCTGGAACCCACTCTACCCAGGCCAGATTCTGTCCATGTCCATTGTGGAGAAACCTTAGTGCAGTTGGAAGTGGATGTGGACCTGCTTGGCATTGGTATTCTGATCCAGCCATCTGACATCACCTTGGGAGGCTGTGGGCCTGTTGGACAGGATCATTCTCATCTCCTCTTTGTGGCTGAGCTGCATGCTTGTGGCAGCACGCTGACG ATGACTGCAGATACACTCATCTACACGTTTGCCATCAACTACCAACCCAAAGCAATTGGGGATACTCCCATCATCAGAACCAGTGACGCAGTGGTTGGTGTCCAGTGCCATTACATGAG GCTGCACAATGTGAGTAGCAATGCACTGAACCCAACCTGGATTCCCTACCACTCTACCCTGTCTGCTGAGGATCTCCTTGTCTTTTCCCTGAGGCTCATGGCTG ATGACTGGCAGCTGGAGAGGACATCCAACGTGTTCTTCCTGGGAGACCTCATTAACATTGAAGCCTCTGTGATCCAGGCCAATCATGTGCCCCTCCGTGTCTTTATGGACACCTGTGTGGCCACTCTGGCTCCCAGCATGGATTCAGTCCCCAGATATGCATTTATTGATTACCAAGG GTGTCTAATTGATTCCAAGCTGACTAGCTCCCGCTCCAAGTTCCAGTCCAGGAAACGGGATGAAAAGCTGCAAGTTCAGCTAGATGCCTTCCGATTTGCCCAGGAGACCAGGAGCGAG ATCTACATTTTCTGTCACCTGAGAGCCACTGCAGCATTGCCGGATTCTGAGGGGAAGGCCTGCTCGTTCCTTCCGTCAAAGGATGG GTGGGTTAGTGCTTCTGGAGATGACCAGGTATGTAGCTGCTGTGACACTGGCTGTGCTGTGAGGAAGGGCAGGAGTCTGGAACCTGCAG CTGCACAGTATAGTGCCAGTGCCTTCCTAGGACCCATCACTGTCCAGAGACCTACTAATGAAGTTTTGCCAAAGCTGAGCACTCCCTTGAAGGCAGAAGATCACAGGGCAGCAG GTCTCTCCCCTGATGCTGTGGTCATGGCTGGAGTGGTGGCTGCAGTGGGACTGGTCTGCATGATTGCACTGGTGATGGTGCTCAGGAGATCCAAATCTACAGCTTTGTAA
- the LOC133129624 gene encoding cytochrome b-c1 complex subunit 6, mitochondrial-like, whose protein sequence is MVFEEKMITNGEPDDEEEEEEGGPGDEEGEGGGEEEEGEEGEGGGEEDEEDEEDEEEEEDLVDPLDTVRAKCEQTEHCVHVRARLDACESRVSSRSNTEEDCTEELFDFLHARDHCVAHKLFKSVK, encoded by the exons ATGGTTTTTGAAGAGAAAATGATCACAAATGGAGAGCCTGACGACGAG gaggaagaagaggagggagggccGGGGGatgaggaaggggagggaggtggagaggaggaggaaggtgaggaaggtgagggaggtggagaggaggatgaagaagatgaagaagatgaagaggaggaggaagatttGGTG GACCCCTTAGACACAGTCCGTGCGAAATGCGAGCAGACGGAACACTGTGTGCACGTGCGGGCGAGGTTGGACGCATGCGAGAGCAGGGTGAGCTCGCGGTCGAACACCGAGGAGGACTGCACGGAGGAGCTCTTCGACTTCCTACACGCCCGGGACCACTGT GTGGCGCACAAACTCTTCAAGTCTGTAAAATGA
- the nsun4 gene encoding 5-methylcytosine rRNA methyltransferase NSUN4, protein MAARINTRILFRNLKSISLIPRRNRVKTKWATTQPKFPSTRLALENFDVNYGTQLGDLWPSVRVAMLCERKYGALVNNFSAAAEEVMEELQSQGAMDFICSDVLQRDEVQGTTEEQDDKPLSVNGPFPTSETEEETVRPGLSPNIKCFVFPKSDISRFKPARPDSNRTLGYYLMDAASLLPVLALDVQEGHTVLDLCAAPGGKTLALLQTQAFGYLAVNDSSVSRKARVLQVLQNYVPREYWSDDRVRITSLDGRKWGELESDTFDRVLVDVPCTTDRHSLLEADNSIFNRSRNKERQMLPLLQTELLVAGLQAVQPGGDVLYSTCTLSQLQNEYVVERAMQVVQEEFGITAQVQDLGPFTQLFGDTFRFAPKPRFGELVLPHLTANFGPIYLCKLRRVH, encoded by the exons ATGGCCGCGCGCATAAACACGAGAATATTATTTCGAAATTTGAAAAGCATCTCTTTAATCCCACGACGGAATcgtgtgaaaacaaaatgg GCGACCACACAGCCAAAGTTTCCTTCCACCCGCCTGGCCTTGGAGAACTTCGACGTGAATTACGGCACACAGCTGGGCGATCTCTGGCCATCCGTGCGAGTCGCCATGCTCTGCGAGAGGAAATACGGAGCATTGGTCAACAActtttctgcagcagcagaagaagttATGGAAGAATTACAGTCACAGGGGGCCATGGACTTTATTTGCAGTGACGTTCTTCAAAGGGATGAGGTGCAAGGCACTACAGAGGAGCAAGACGATAAACCTTTATCTGTCAACGGCCCTTTTCCCACGTCAGAAACGGAAGAAGAGACTGTGCGCCCAGGCCTCAGCCCAAATATCAAGTGCTTTGTGTTCCCGAAGAGTGACATCTCTCGCTTCAAGCCTGCCAG ACCAGATAGCAACAGAACCCTAGGATACTACCTAATGGATGCAGCTTCTTTGCTGCCTGTCCTGGCCTTGGACGTCCAGGAGGGCCATACTGTGCTAGATCTTTGTGCTGCTCCTGGGGGGAAGACCCTAGCTCTCCTACAGACTCAGGCCTTCG GTTATCTTGCTGTCAACGACTCTTCGGTGTCTCGTAAGGCCCGTGTGCTCCAGGTCCTGCAGAACTACGTTCCCAGAGAATACTGGTCAGACGACCGGGTCCGCATCACTTCCTTAGACGGCCGGAAGTGGGGCGAGCTGGAGAGCGACACGTTCGACAGA GTTCTTGTGGACGTGCCTTGCACCACTGACAGGCATTCTCTGCTGGAGGCAGACAATAGCATCTTTAATAGGTCCAGGAACAAGGAAAGACAGATGCTCCCCCTGCTGCAGACAGAGCTCTTGGT GGCAGGGTTACAGGCAGTCCAGCCCGGGGGTGATGTGCTGTACTCCACATGCACGCTGTCTCAGCTGCAGAATGAGTATGTGGTGGAGAGGGCCATGCAGGTGGTGCAGGAAGAGTTTGGCATCACAGCCCAAGTGCAGGACCTGGGGCCATTTACCCAGCTCTTTGGGGACACCTTCCGCTTCGCCCCCAAGCCCCGCTTCGGGGAGCTGGTTCTCCCGCACCTCACCGCCAACTTTGGCCCCATCTACCTCTGCAAGCTGCGCCGCGTCCACTAG